From the Alloalcanivorax dieselolei B5 genome, one window contains:
- a CDS encoding DUF2147 domain-containing protein, producing MLKVLASSVLLLMSVYAYAGADAIQGIWETEDGGYVYIHQQGDTWVGTAVGSRDGVHRYDNENPDEKLRGRRLLGVDVVTGLKYDGDDRWDDGKVYSPDNGKTYDLSAELKDQDTLKVRGYIGVSLLGRSQTWQRIDESAPHVQKEFLQ from the coding sequence ATGCTGAAAGTCCTGGCCAGCAGTGTTTTGCTGCTCATGAGTGTGTATGCCTACGCCGGCGCTGATGCGATCCAGGGTATTTGGGAAACGGAAGACGGCGGCTACGTCTATATTCACCAGCAAGGCGACACCTGGGTGGGTACCGCGGTGGGTTCCCGGGACGGCGTGCACCGTTACGACAACGAGAACCCCGATGAGAAATTGCGTGGCCGCCGCCTGCTCGGCGTGGATGTGGTCACCGGGCTGAAGTACGACGGCGACGACCGTTGGGACGATGGTAAGGTCTATTCGCCGGATAACGGCAAAACCTACGATCTGAGTGCTGAACTGAAGGATCAGGATACCCTGAAGGTGCGCGGTTACATTGGCGTCAGCCTGCTTGGCCGCAGCCAGACCTGGCAGCGCATCGATGAAAGCGCGCCGCACGTGCAGAAGGAATTCCTGCAGTAG
- a CDS encoding aminotransferase class V-fold PLP-dependent enzyme has protein sequence MLEYSVVFTDRSLNHMSQAFQAVMRDISGTLRQVYNAASVAVVPGGGSYGMESVARQFATGKKVLVIRNGFFSYRWSQIFEMGAIPAEEIVMKARMVSDQPQAPFAPPPIDEVVARIRGEKPDLVFAPHVETAAGLLLPDDYLQAVAAAVHEHGGLFVLDCIASGTLWVDMAANGVDILISAPQKGWSSSPCSALVMFGEEAARRLEETQSTSFAMDLLKWRRIMEAYENGGHAYHATMPTDALRKFRDAMLETRDAGFEAVREKQWELGRRVRELFAERGLTSVAAPGFEAPGVVVCYTEDDGMHNGSKFIAEGLQTAAGVPLMCDEPAGFKTFRVGLFGLDKLGDVDRAVRRLAEALDNI, from the coding sequence TTGCTGGAGTATTCCGTGGTCTTCACCGACCGCTCCCTGAACCATATGTCCCAGGCCTTCCAGGCGGTCATGCGGGATATTTCCGGGACCCTGCGGCAGGTCTACAACGCCGCCTCGGTGGCGGTGGTGCCCGGAGGGGGAAGTTACGGCATGGAGTCAGTGGCCCGTCAATTCGCCACCGGCAAGAAGGTGCTGGTAATCCGGAACGGATTTTTCAGCTATCGCTGGAGCCAGATCTTCGAGATGGGCGCGATTCCCGCCGAGGAGATCGTGATGAAGGCGCGGATGGTGTCCGATCAGCCCCAGGCGCCGTTCGCCCCGCCCCCCATTGACGAAGTGGTGGCGCGTATTCGCGGCGAAAAGCCGGATCTGGTGTTCGCCCCTCACGTGGAAACCGCCGCTGGCTTGCTGTTACCGGATGACTACCTGCAAGCCGTGGCCGCCGCGGTGCACGAGCATGGCGGCCTGTTTGTCCTGGACTGCATTGCCTCGGGGACTTTGTGGGTGGATATGGCCGCCAACGGTGTCGACATCCTGATCAGCGCGCCGCAAAAAGGCTGGAGCTCCTCGCCGTGCAGCGCCCTGGTGATGTTCGGTGAAGAGGCGGCCAGACGTCTGGAGGAGACACAAAGCACCAGCTTCGCCATGGATTTGCTCAAATGGCGGCGGATCATGGAAGCCTATGAAAACGGCGGACACGCCTACCATGCCACCATGCCCACCGACGCCTTGCGCAAATTCCGCGATGCCATGCTGGAAACCCGGGACGCCGGCTTTGAGGCGGTCCGCGAGAAACAGTGGGAGCTGGGACGCCGGGTGCGGGAGCTGTTCGCGGAACGGGGACTGACCAGCGTGGCGGCGCCGGGATTCGAAGCGCCGGGTGTGGTGGTGTGCTACACCGAGGACGACGGGATGCATAACGGCAGCAAGTTCATCGCCGAGGGCTTGCAGACCGCCGCCGGTGTGCCGCTGATGTGTGATGAACCGGCCGGGTTCAAGACCTTCCGCGTGGGCCTGTTCGGCCTGGACAAACTGGGCGATGTGGACCGGGCGGTGCGGCGTTTGGCCGAGGCGTTGGACAACATTTAA
- a CDS encoding carboxyl transferase domain-containing protein, translating to MTIARLLIANRGEVAVRIARAAADLNIATVAVYPEDDATSLHTRLADQAVALEGRGVAAYLDGEQLLRVAREHGCDAVHPGYGFLSESPTFAALCEQAGMTFVGPSSETLSLLGDKARARELAQECEVPVVPGTNGVTSLEQARAFRAQLGEEGTVIVKAIAGGGGRGMRIVGPEDDLDEAYRRCQAEAASSFGNDAVYVERFVARARHIEVQIVGDGGAEPVHLWERECSVQRRNQKLLEIAPSPTLSEGMRQQLLDAARRIAAKVGYRGLGTFEFLVDADESRFAFIEANPRLQVEHTVTEEVTGVDLVQTQLRLFGGCSLAEMGLVSGREPAPAGYAIQLRINMETMSANGDTQPSGGTLTTFEAPGGPGVRVDTFGYRGYRTSPHYDSLLAKLIVHSRSADYADAVGRAYRALCQFRIEGVETNIGFLQNLLQRDEVVSNTLHTRFVDQHMAELVGDGEHRRLHFSSGAEEQAATTQRVQGPAGTEPVITPMQGVLVEYMVAEGDTVREGQPVAFVEAMKMQHQVVASMSGIVRLCALDVGDAVGKDEPLLFVEPAEVGGEQGIEEEDIDLDYIRPDLARLKQRLALLEDENRPDAVAKRRRTGQRTARENVAAICDADSFIEYGGLTIAAQKARRSVEDLIKNTPADGMVTGIGSVNGDLFDDSNSRCVVLAYDYTVLAGTQGTMNHKKTDRILEVAEKHRLPVIFFAEGGGGRPGDTDNATKVAGLDGPSFLQYARLSGLVPRIAVVSGRCFAGNAVFAGCSDLMIATENACIGMAGPAMIEGGGLGSFRPEEVGPVSVQRHNGVIDCVVKDEEEGAALAKKLMGYFQGPVANWDCEDQRWLRRAIPENRLHAYDVRSLIRTLVDSDSYLELRPDFAPGMITAFIRIEGRPLGLIANDPKVLGGAIDAPGADKASRFMQLCDAFAIPMLSLCDTPGFMVGPDEEKTATVRHTCRMFVTAASLSVPLFSIVLRKGYGLGAQGMTGGSFHAPFYCASWPTGEFGGMGLEGAVNLAYRKELDAQETPEERQALYEKLVAQLYEKGQALSMAAALEIDAVIDPVDTRAWVMRGLRAQPPEGMAPIAGKRRPMIDTW from the coding sequence ATGACCATTGCCAGACTGCTGATTGCCAACCGTGGAGAGGTGGCGGTACGCATAGCCCGAGCCGCCGCCGATCTGAATATCGCCACCGTGGCGGTGTACCCCGAGGACGACGCCACTTCCCTGCACACACGCCTGGCGGATCAGGCGGTGGCTCTGGAAGGACGTGGCGTGGCGGCGTACCTGGATGGTGAGCAACTGTTGCGGGTGGCCAGGGAACACGGCTGTGACGCAGTCCACCCCGGCTATGGCTTCCTCAGCGAAAGCCCCACCTTCGCCGCCTTGTGCGAGCAGGCCGGCATGACTTTCGTCGGCCCCTCCTCGGAAACCCTGTCCCTGTTGGGGGACAAGGCCCGGGCCCGGGAGCTGGCGCAGGAATGCGAGGTGCCGGTGGTGCCTGGCACCAATGGCGTCACCTCGCTGGAACAGGCCCGGGCTTTCCGGGCGCAACTGGGCGAGGAGGGCACGGTGATCGTCAAGGCCATCGCCGGTGGCGGCGGGCGTGGCATGCGCATCGTCGGCCCGGAAGACGATCTCGACGAAGCCTATCGCCGTTGTCAGGCGGAGGCCGCCTCCTCATTCGGCAACGACGCGGTCTATGTGGAGCGCTTCGTGGCGCGGGCCCGTCATATTGAAGTGCAGATCGTTGGTGATGGCGGGGCCGAGCCGGTGCATTTGTGGGAGCGCGAATGCAGTGTGCAGCGCCGCAATCAGAAGCTGCTGGAAATCGCGCCGAGCCCCACCCTTTCGGAAGGCATGCGCCAGCAACTGCTGGACGCGGCCCGGCGCATCGCCGCCAAGGTCGGTTATCGCGGCCTCGGCACCTTCGAGTTTCTGGTTGACGCGGATGAATCGCGCTTTGCTTTCATCGAAGCGAACCCGCGCTTACAGGTGGAACATACCGTCACCGAGGAAGTCACCGGCGTGGACCTGGTGCAGACGCAACTGCGCCTGTTCGGGGGTTGCTCCCTGGCTGAAATGGGGCTGGTATCCGGGCGCGAGCCGGCGCCGGCGGGATACGCGATCCAGCTGCGTATCAACATGGAAACCATGAGCGCCAACGGCGACACCCAGCCCAGCGGCGGCACGCTGACCACCTTCGAGGCGCCGGGTGGCCCCGGCGTGCGCGTGGACACCTTCGGTTATCGCGGCTACCGCACCAGCCCCCACTACGATTCCCTGCTGGCGAAGCTGATCGTGCACAGCCGTAGCGCCGACTATGCCGACGCCGTGGGCCGCGCTTATCGGGCTTTGTGTCAGTTCCGTATTGAAGGCGTGGAAACCAACATCGGTTTTCTGCAGAACCTGCTGCAACGGGATGAAGTGGTGAGCAATACGCTGCACACCCGTTTCGTGGATCAGCATATGGCGGAACTGGTGGGCGATGGCGAACATCGGCGGCTGCATTTCAGCAGCGGTGCCGAGGAGCAGGCCGCCACCACTCAGCGGGTACAGGGACCCGCGGGCACCGAGCCGGTGATCACGCCGATGCAGGGCGTGCTGGTGGAATACATGGTGGCGGAAGGCGATACCGTGCGTGAAGGTCAGCCGGTGGCCTTCGTCGAGGCAATGAAGATGCAGCACCAGGTGGTGGCCTCGATGAGCGGCATCGTGCGCCTGTGCGCGTTGGACGTGGGCGACGCGGTTGGCAAGGACGAACCGCTGTTGTTCGTGGAGCCGGCGGAAGTGGGCGGCGAGCAGGGGATCGAGGAAGAGGACATCGATCTGGATTACATCCGCCCCGACCTGGCGCGGCTGAAACAGCGGCTGGCGCTGCTGGAGGATGAGAACCGTCCCGACGCGGTGGCCAAGCGCCGTCGCACCGGACAGCGTACCGCCCGCGAAAACGTGGCGGCGATTTGTGATGCGGACAGCTTCATCGAATACGGCGGGCTGACCATCGCCGCCCAGAAGGCCCGCCGCAGTGTCGAGGATCTGATCAAGAACACCCCGGCGGACGGCATGGTCACCGGCATCGGTTCGGTGAACGGCGATCTGTTCGACGACAGCAACAGCCGCTGCGTGGTGCTGGCCTACGATTACACCGTGCTGGCCGGTACCCAGGGCACCATGAACCACAAGAAAACCGACCGTATTCTGGAGGTGGCGGAGAAGCACCGGCTGCCGGTGATCTTCTTCGCCGAAGGCGGCGGCGGCCGTCCCGGTGATACCGACAACGCCACCAAGGTGGCGGGTCTGGATGGCCCCAGCTTCCTGCAATACGCCCGCCTCAGCGGTCTGGTGCCGCGCATTGCCGTGGTGTCCGGACGCTGCTTCGCCGGCAACGCGGTGTTCGCCGGCTGTAGTGATCTGATGATCGCCACCGAGAACGCCTGCATCGGTATGGCCGGCCCGGCGATGATCGAAGGCGGTGGCCTCGGTTCCTTCCGCCCCGAGGAAGTGGGGCCGGTGTCGGTGCAGCGCCACAACGGTGTGATCGACTGCGTGGTCAAGGATGAGGAAGAAGGCGCCGCCCTGGCGAAGAAGCTGATGGGCTACTTCCAGGGGCCGGTGGCCAACTGGGACTGCGAGGATCAGCGCTGGTTGCGCCGGGCCATTCCGGAAAACCGGCTGCACGCCTACGACGTACGCTCGCTGATCCGCACTCTGGTGGACAGCGATTCCTACCTGGAACTGCGGCCGGACTTCGCGCCGGGCATGATCACCGCCTTTATCCGCATCGAAGGGCGTCCGTTGGGGCTGATCGCCAACGACCCGAAAGTGCTGGGTGGTGCCATCGACGCGCCGGGGGCGGACAAGGCGTCCCGCTTCATGCAATTGTGCGATGCCTTTGCCATCCCGATGCTGAGCCTGTGCGATACCCCCGGATTCATGGTTGGTCCTGATGAAGAAAAGACCGCCACCGTGCGCCACACTTGCCGCATGTTCGTCACCGCCGCCAGTCTTTCCGTGCCGCTGTTCTCCATCGTGCTGCGCAAGGGGTATGGATTGGGCGCCCAGGGCATGACGGGCGGTTCCTTCCATGCGCCGTTCTATTGCGCTTCCTGGCCCACCGGCGAATTTGGCGGCATGGGGCTGGAAGGGGCGGTGAACCTGGCGTACCGCAAGGAACTGGATGCCCAGGAAACACCGGAAGAACGTCAGGCGCTGTACGAGAAACTGGTGGCTCAGCTGTATGAGAAGGGACAGGCGCTGAGCATGGCCGCGGCGCTGGAAATCGATGCCGTGATCGATCCGGTGGATACCCGTGCCTGGGTGATGCGCGGCCTGCGCGCGCAACCGCCGGAAGGCATGGCGCCGATCGCCGGCAAGCGGCGGCCGATGATTGATACCTGGTAA
- a CDS encoding TetR/AcrR family transcriptional regulator produces MPRTPRQPRAKATANAIVEAGFLSLSEHGVQGTTTRHIADLAGVSVGSLYEYFANKEEVLEAMHHHMVAEVVAMVEPMTPTLVKMEIRDLIKELLFGFRDLLEKNDGRYLRYMSYAAYFAPRNHMEPIQRLLMNLLLQYVIHHPQLARLGNLPAMGYIMINGGVFTVLRYLSEPNPTIGFEELVKGLGDMVAHFVEGELRKEG; encoded by the coding sequence ATGCCACGCACGCCCCGCCAGCCGCGCGCCAAAGCCACCGCCAATGCCATTGTCGAGGCCGGCTTCCTGTCCTTGTCGGAGCACGGTGTGCAAGGCACCACCACCCGCCATATCGCGGATCTGGCGGGAGTGAGCGTTGGCTCACTTTATGAATACTTCGCCAATAAGGAGGAGGTACTCGAAGCCATGCATCACCACATGGTGGCGGAGGTGGTGGCCATGGTGGAGCCGATGACGCCGACGCTGGTGAAGATGGAAATCCGCGACCTGATCAAGGAACTGTTGTTCGGGTTCCGGGACCTGCTGGAAAAAAACGACGGCCGCTACCTGCGTTACATGAGCTACGCCGCCTACTTCGCGCCCCGCAATCACATGGAGCCGATCCAGCGGCTGCTGATGAACCTGCTACTGCAGTATGTGATTCATCACCCGCAACTGGCGCGTCTGGGCAATCTGCCGGCGATGGGCTACATCATGATCAATGGCGGTGTCTTCACGGTGCTGCGCTATCTGAGCGAACCCAATCCCACCATCGGTTTCGAGGAGCTGGTCAAAGGGCTGGGCGACATGGTCGCGCACTTCGTGGAAGGGGAATTGAGGAAGGAGGGTTAA
- a CDS encoding SDR family NAD(P)-dependent oxidoreductase, whose amino-acid sequence MPQQHLSHGARAVVTGAGSGIGRAFALALAERGGRVVCADLNVAAAEDTVAVIERAGGHGLAVSCDVSDLAAVERLAAEAVDWFGESPNLVINNAGVGAGGKAIGDMLMADWKWVLDVNMWGVIHGCHVFTPLLRELPEAGIINVCSTASFAAAPRMGAYNTSKAAVLALSETLAAENAGSGLRVTALCPTVVKTNIFSAGRIDQALTPFMDRIVSLTGVSAESVAATTLKALDRGRFYVMPQFDARLIWRAKRFLPVTYTRGASLLGRLASEKLKAKPAQ is encoded by the coding sequence ATGCCCCAACAACATTTATCCCATGGCGCCCGCGCGGTGGTAACCGGAGCGGGTAGCGGCATTGGTCGTGCGTTCGCGCTGGCCTTGGCTGAGCGCGGAGGACGCGTGGTCTGCGCCGATCTGAATGTGGCCGCCGCCGAGGATACCGTGGCGGTCATCGAGCGGGCCGGCGGTCACGGTCTGGCCGTGTCCTGCGACGTGTCCGATCTGGCCGCGGTGGAACGTCTTGCCGCCGAGGCCGTCGACTGGTTCGGCGAGTCTCCCAATCTGGTGATCAACAACGCCGGTGTCGGCGCCGGCGGCAAGGCCATCGGCGATATGTTGATGGCGGACTGGAAGTGGGTGCTGGATGTGAATATGTGGGGTGTGATCCACGGCTGCCACGTGTTCACGCCGCTTCTACGTGAGTTGCCGGAGGCGGGGATCATCAATGTCTGTTCCACCGCCAGCTTCGCCGCCGCGCCGCGCATGGGCGCCTACAACACCAGCAAGGCCGCGGTACTGGCGCTATCGGAAACCCTGGCGGCGGAAAACGCCGGCAGCGGTCTGCGCGTGACCGCTCTGTGTCCCACCGTGGTGAAAACCAACATCTTCAGCGCCGGTCGCATCGACCAGGCACTTACCCCGTTCATGGACCGGATTGTCTCGCTCACCGGTGTCTCCGCCGAGAGCGTGGCGGCCACCACTCTGAAGGCCCTTGATCGAGGGCGCTTCTACGTCATGCCGCAATTCGACGCCCGGCTGATCTGGCGTGCCAAACGCTTCCTGCCGGTGACCTACACCCGTGGCGCCAGCCTGCTCGGCAGGCTGGCCAGCGAAAAGCTCAAGGCAAAACCCGCCCAATAA
- a CDS encoding 2-hydroxyacid dehydrogenase yields the protein MTTLDIKTLALPTSWHMDTVQDVAGPLRLVKWDLRDDPPIPAREIDAVVFHHPAGKAGLARLGQLPNLKLVQTQSTGYDGFVEAAGGATVANAYGLHAEATAELALGLILAGQRSLFDFAVDQKAHRWAPKQTPGLVDRTVLIIGAGGIGRAIAERLLPFGVTLLRVGQRAREDDLGVIRSNSELPALLPQADIVVLITPLNDATHHLVNADFLARLPDGALVVNVARGPVVDTDALLAELQSGRLRAALDVVEPEPLPGDHPLWDAPNTLITPHVGGRSEALKPRLSAFLRDQVGRIARGEPLLNIVS from the coding sequence ATGACCACTCTGGACATCAAGACCCTTGCCCTGCCCACCTCCTGGCATATGGATACCGTGCAGGATGTGGCGGGACCGTTACGGCTGGTGAAGTGGGACCTGCGCGACGACCCACCGATACCGGCTCGGGAGATCGACGCGGTGGTGTTCCATCATCCCGCCGGCAAGGCCGGGCTGGCACGGCTGGGGCAACTCCCCAATCTGAAACTGGTACAGACTCAATCCACCGGATATGACGGCTTCGTCGAGGCCGCCGGCGGCGCCACCGTGGCCAACGCCTATGGCCTGCACGCGGAAGCCACCGCCGAACTGGCGTTGGGCCTGATCCTGGCGGGCCAGCGGTCACTCTTTGATTTTGCCGTGGATCAAAAAGCCCATCGCTGGGCACCGAAACAAACACCGGGACTGGTGGACCGCACCGTGCTGATCATCGGCGCTGGCGGTATCGGCCGCGCCATCGCCGAACGACTGCTGCCATTCGGTGTGACGTTGCTGCGGGTGGGACAGAGAGCCCGGGAAGACGATCTGGGCGTCATCCGGTCCAACAGCGAACTGCCGGCACTGCTGCCGCAAGCGGACATCGTGGTGCTGATCACCCCGCTCAACGACGCCACCCACCATCTGGTGAACGCCGATTTTCTGGCGCGGCTACCCGATGGCGCACTGGTGGTGAATGTGGCACGAGGCCCGGTGGTGGACACCGATGCCCTGCTGGCGGAACTGCAAAGCGGACGGCTGCGCGCCGCCCTGGATGTGGTGGAGCCGGAGCCCCTGCCCGGGGATCATCCTCTGTGGGACGCGCCGAACACCCTGATCACACCGCACGTGGGGGGGCGCAGCGAGGCACTGAAACCCCGGCTGTCGGCGTTCCTGCGCGACCAGGTGGGGCGGATCGCGCGGGGTGAGCCACTGTTGAATATAGTGAGTTGA